DNA sequence from the Cydia fagiglandana chromosome 12, ilCydFagi1.1, whole genome shotgun sequence genome:
CTCTCCTGCTTTTTATCGGCGATCTCGTGCATGCCCAGGTGATGGCCAGGCTTCCTAGTCCTCCTGTAAATCTGTGGTACTTATGCTTGGTACTCCACATGACCTGCCTCGCACCCgctttgatgatgatgaccaaAAATTTAATCATCCCGACgtacaaatataaaataaaatacgcgAGTGTTTTAAATATGTGTCTATATGCAGTCCTtcgaatattattataaaattgcaTATTTGCCCCAGCTTACCCTACTTACCCACTTCCCCACAAACAGTTTAGCAATTGTCCTCCATTAGCTGACTTTCGCTGTAATTATCGTACTGAGCATAGCTGTACCGAATCACCGGGGTTGCTGGCCATTTCCATTGTGCGCCATGCAAACGTTACATAAGGCTACAATTGCCCTATATACGTACGCccagctgcaaaattgcatggccaCTTTGTTAATGAACTCATTCATAAAGTGTCTATGCAATTTTGTAGCCAACTGTAGGTACATGGGTGGCCtaatattaattacattttcaataaaacctacaaaactCAAATAAATACagattggcaaaaaagagtaggaattaaaaagtggcaacactgtagcgcCGTCcccttatataaattggtttgaaaaggACACTACAGCGttgctactttttaatttctactcttttttgccaagctgtatgtAGTATTTTATAGGTACAATGATGAGATCGTAACTAAATAGATAATGAGCTTTATAATCTGTTGAGAGATTTAAATGTTAATTATGCCACTATTGTACATAATACTaccgacccgccccggcttcgcacgggtaaaccttaacgaattatacacctaaaccttcctcaagaatcacaggtgaaaaccgcatgaaaattcgttTTTCCGtccgtttttgagtttatcgcgaacatactaaccgacagacgcggcggttgttttataactttttataagatgtagtgacTAATTTCTACAGGTCTACCGAAATATCTAATGAAACTACGTATCGACTGAACATCTAAGGCTCCGCAAAACGAAGTAGGTCTAATGAGCCAAAAGCTCATTGATGTCATGTTCTGTTTTTGGCTGAGGAAGCGGGATTCGTATTTGCCTTAGTTACTTTACAAACTAAAACACTGcaatatattgtatgtattttaatCACAGATGTACCGAATTGCCAGAGGCTGACCATTGTTCGACATGATGCAACTTTACATAACACGATATCATGCGATCGCAGATTAGACGTGGGACTGCTTTCATAATCGCTGTCTCCCACCGTCGAAGATGTACAAAGGTAtgaatgcgtttttctcaaggAAAAGTGACCTTAGTGCGGGAGGCGCTTACATCATTATGAGCGTTGCTTCAATACAAACTAATAACTTCTCAACCTAAGCGACTGACTTATTGAAGTGCCTTCTTCCATTGAAGGTACAATTATAGTATCTTGTGTTGATATCACGCGTGACCCACGTAATATTTTTCCGCGTGTGAATAAATCTCTTGTTTGCCTCAACGGGGATCGATACCTATCAATGTAATCTTTGTTAATAGATAGATGTACGAGTACTACCTATTCCTGACCAATTCTATATATCACGCTTATATTGCCTTATTTGCCTTGGCTGAGACGAATGCTTGTCTGTGTTTGGGAAGTGATGAGATCAAGATTATGTTATGTTAAGTAGGTAGGCAACAACTTAAAAATGAAGTGTTATATGGTGGTCGATTTCAAAGTGCGTACTTGCGATATTGCTTAAGCTTGTGGCTTATGTAAACGGAATCGACTCATCGAGATATGAAGACTTTATCGGTTACTGACAAATCCCTTGACGTTAGATTTTATCGTCGTATTAACTGGTATTTAAAGCTAATTACTTTACTGCGGCATCAGCTTACACACCAGAAGCTTGAGTGATCGTTAATGTCTAATGGTTACATCTTAGATAAGTTCGTAAGTTTCTACCTCATTTTAttcattaggtacttacatacgaTTTACTCAGTAGTAAATCTTAAAAGATTTTTAGAACTATTTATTAAGGGTCCATTGCGAGATCGTTGCATGGACATAAGTTCACTCCGATGGCGGTCCGGCCTTGCATTCGCCTTCTACGCTGATGCAATGGTTTAATTCCACACCTTGCATCTTTATTCGGCCTATAAAGTTACGTATGGAATATAAATCGAATAGGTGCAAACAATCGCCGAATAGAATTACAATTATCGGTTTATAGTATAGAACAgcatttacatattttatatatgcACGATGAAAAAACAGAGGGTGACAGTTGACCTAAAGAGAAACTATGTTTTACGGTGtcgaaatgtatttattttttgtaaataaaaataaaaacataataaatcttaaaatataaaaaatcttaAACTATACTTATAATAAACTTTATACAAGTGTTGAGCCCAACGGCCGGCCACTTCGCGCGTTTTGGCACACGGTCCGGTCGCTGAGAACCGCAGGAGGCTCTCAGTATTAACCAGGGCGCGGGCCAATGGCGACTGGCCGGCCGCTGGGACGTTGCAACCCGTTCGCGTGCATAGTCGCAAGTGTTGGATTTGGTGAGACAAGAGCCTGGTGGGCCGGCATCACCTACATTGTACGTGACTGCCGGCCAAATTGATTAAACATTCGGCCGCTCCAGAGATCTTACGAAGTCGCCCGAATAAAACAATATCCGAACGCTCAGTGGCTATCGAGGACCTACGCATGGACTAGAAGTAACGGAGTACTCAGCTATTCGCTTATTAGTTGGCAAAATCCGATCACGGGAGGGTCCAGTCGATGATTGCGTTCGGAATCTTGTTAGGGACTTAGTAGGGGGCACCGTAGCTGCCGGAGGGGGCGCGGGCGGGAGCTCCGTAGGAGGAGGATGGGCCAGATGGGTATCCGCCGGAAGAGCCACCGGACTGCTCGAATTGCGCGACCTGGATGGCCTGACGGACTCCCTCAAGGTTGATGCCAACGACGCGCCCACCGTGAGCGGGCGCTCCGTAGCTGGAGGACGGGGCTCCGTAGGACGATGAGGGGGCACCGTAGGAGGATGAAGGAGCGCCGTAAGAGGAGGAAGGAGCGCTACCGCCGAAACCACCGCCGATGCTGCCGGAGGAAGCGGAGGACTCTTCCTTCAGGAGGATTTGGCGCACTTGCTCGAGGAGTTGCTGGTCAACGTTCTGGCCCTCGGAGGTCTGGTAGCCGGAGGATACGGCGCGgtagccgccgccgccgccgctcagGCCGCCGCTGAAACCGCCGCCGAAGCCAGAGCCTCCGGACGGGCGGTTGTAGTTGTAGCCACCAGGAGCCTCGGCACTGACGGCCGCCACCAACGCGAGGGCTATGCACTGCGacaaaaatacttattatagaaCTGGAACTATTTATACAATCGattaataaaatgaaatttaaatctgaTAATTATACATCGGGGTCTTTGGTGTGGGAAAAATTTCGTGTATTTACAACTTGTTTATggtaaaataattaccaaactataaattaaaaataggtgTAAGCTCcaaatgtgcttagaaatgttaaaaCGGTATCgatttttacagtttttacctaTTTTTTGGCTAGTGTAAAACATTCCCGCACCAAAAACCCCGATGTATACTGATAATAATTGCGACAAAGTGAAAAGTTATTGAAATCGGTTTGACTATGGCATGGCATCGGGTACTGTCAACTGTTACTAAGTGGAGACTACATCTACTTAAATATGATAATACAAACGCTAATGCCTCTCTTAAAATGCTTTATGACCCAACCACTCGCAAATGTAAATTATGTGAAACGTGCATTGTCTTGCTTTCCAATTCTGAGCATTTTATTTGCTAAGTAAGTCTTCGCTACCATAAACCGTATAATATGCAAATACGCGAGCTGCCGTTGCACAATCTCTGACCAATGGACTTCAGTTGTTTTTTAAGATGTTCAAGTGAAGTCGAAAGTGAAATTTGTTAAGTTCTCACGAGCATGCTTTGGGATGCTTTGGGTCAAGTGGCATAAGGTTAGGCAGCATGTCGCCATTCTTAACAATTTTACTTTCCTCACGTCACGCACGTAACACTCGTTGCTCTCGCATGTAAGCGtaattattcaattataattttattactaaatttaatggattgttttcttaaatgtgataaaattttCTCTAATACGCGATAGAACAACATTGAAAATGGCAAGTGAAAGTTCACGAGAAAGGTCAGAGTTGAGGTGATATAGTGTCTCTGTTGCATCACGGATGCACTCGGTTTAAATGTTAGGCGCTCTAGATGATCTTTGCCCTAATAaacactaaaaaatataagGTCATTCAAGAACCAGAATATGTATGCTTATTACGATAATCAAAAAAACCTTAGTACTGCCAactgaaatagttatttttagggttccgtacccaaagggtaaaacgggaccctattactaaaacttcgctgtccgtccgtccgtccgtctgtcaccaggctgtatctcatgaaccgtgatagcta
Encoded proteins:
- the LOC134669535 gene encoding pro-resilin yields the protein MKAFVACIALALVAAVSAEAPGGYNYNRPSGGSGFGGGFSGGLSGGGGGYRAVSSGYQTSEGQNVDQQLLEQVRQILLKEESSASSGSIGGGFGGSAPSSSYGAPSSSYGAPSSSYGAPSSSYGAPAHGGRVVGINLEGVRQAIQVAQFEQSGGSSGGYPSGPSSSYGAPARAPSGSYGAPY